The proteins below come from a single Zonotrichia leucophrys gambelii isolate GWCS_2022_RI chromosome 3, RI_Zleu_2.0, whole genome shotgun sequence genomic window:
- the SNX5 gene encoding sorting nexin-5: MALLRGDSQDKLRSVSVDLNVDPSLQIDIPDALSEKDRVKFTVHTKTTLPAFQSPEFSVTRQHEDFVWLHDTLTETEEYAGLIIPPAPSKPDFDGPREKMQKLGEGEVSMTKEEFAKMKQELEAEYLAVFKKTVSSHEIFLQRIASHPVLSQDRNFHVFLEYDQDLSVRRKNTKEMFGGFLKSVVKSADEVLFSGVKEVEDFFEQEKTFLVNYYNRIKDACAKADKMTRSHKNVADDYIYTSACLNSLALEEPTVIKKYLLKVAELFEKLRKVESRVSSDEDLKLSELLRYYMLNIEAAKDLLYRRTRALVDYENSNKALDKARLKSKDVRLAEAHQQDCCQKFEKISESAKQELMSFKQKRIAAFRKNLIEMAELEIKHAKNNVSLLQSCIDLFKN; the protein is encoded by the exons CTGAGGTCTGTATCTGTAGACCTGAATGTTGATCCTTCTCTCCAAATTGACATCCCTGATGCCCTAAGTGAAAAGGACAGAGTGAAGTTCACTGTGCACACTAAG ACTACACTGCCAGCTTTTCAAAGCCCTGAGTTTTCAGTTACAAGGCAGCACGAAGACTTTGTGTGGTTACATGATACACTCACTGAAACTGAGGAGTATGCAGGACTCATT ATACCTCCAGCACCTTCAAAACCTGACTTTGATGGTCCTAGAGAGAAGATGCAGaagctgggggaaggagaggtgTCCATGACAAAAGAAGAGTTTGCCAAAATGAAGCAAGAGCTGGAAGC TGAATACCTCGCTGTCTTCAAGAAGACTGTCTCATCACATGAGATCTTCCTGCAGAGGATTGCTTCTCATCCTGTGCTCAGCCAGGATCGcaatttccatgttttcctggAGTATGACCAGGAC CTGAGTGTGCGGAGGAAAAACACTAAAGAGATGTTTGgtggctttttaaaaagtgtagTAAAGAGTGCTGATGAGGTCCTCTTCTCTGGAGTCAAG GAAGTGGAAGATTTTTTTGAGCAAGAGAAGACTTTTCTTGTGAACTACTACAACAGAATCAAGGATGCATGTGCAAAAGCAGATAAGATGACAAGATCTCATAAAA ATGTTGCAGATGACTATATTTATACTTCAGCTTGTTTGAACAGCCTGGCATTAGAAGAGCCTACAGTTATCAAAAA GTACTTGTTGAAAGTTGCAGAGCTCTTTGAGAAACTCAGG AAGGTAGAGAGTAGAGTTTCATCTGATGAAGACTTAAAGCTCTCTGAACTGTTGAGATACTACATGCTCAATATAGAAGCTGCTAAG GATCTGCTGTACAGGCGAACCCGGGCTCTTGTTGACTATGAGAACTCGAACAAAGCTCTAGACAAAGCCAGACTAAAGAGCAAGGATGTCAGGCTGGCTGAGGCACATCAACAGGATTGCTGTCAGAAGTTTGAAAAGATTTCAGAATCTGCTAAACAAG AACTGATGAGCTTCAAACAGAAGAGAATAGCAGCATTCCGTAAAAACTTAATTGAAATGGCAGAACTGGAAATAAAACATGCAAAG AACAATGTGtctctcctgcagagctgtaTTGATTTGTTCAAGAACTGA